The nucleotide window GGGCTGCGTCATCCACCGCGCGCGCCAGGATCAGCGCGCCCACCATGCTGGCGTAGGCCACCACGGCGCGTTCGCGTTTGCGCGCCTTGATGCGACCGGGCGCCAAGCCGGTGAACAAATCCAGCAGCTTGCGCGTGCCTTCGGTCACCGCGTGGCGCAGCGTGGGGCCCTGGCGTGCGGCGTCTGCACCCAGTGAGGCCAGTACACAGCCCTCACCCGGGTTGTCGCGGTGTTGTTTGCTCAGGTAACCCTTCATCACCGCGCCCAGCGGGTTGTCGGGGTAACGCTCGGCCACACCCGCCCAGAGGTCGGCCGCGTTGTTGAACGAGCGCTCGCAGGCCTCGGCCATCAGCTCTTCCTTGGAGGCGAACTGGCCGTAAAAGCCGCCGTGTGTCAGGCCCGCGCTCTTCATCAGGTCGGCCACGCCAATGCCGTCAAAGCCGCGTTCGCGGAACAGGCGCCCGGCTACGTCGAGCACGCGGTCGCGGTTCTGGCTGGCTTGTTCGCGGGTGACTTTCATGGCGGGTCCTTGTGGTGAATATCTCCGTTCGCCCTCCCGTTCGGGCTGAGCCTGTCGAAGCCTGCAGACCCTTCGACAAGCTCAGGGCGAACGGAGAAACGAACGGATGGGCGAACGGAAAGGTAAACAGAGGGAATTGTCTGGCGCTTGTATTTTAAATGATAGTCGTCATATAATTCAATCATGACGACCATCATTTAACAGGAGCCCTCCATGAAAGCAGTCATCTCAGGTTTCGCCCGTTCCCCGTTCCACTTTGCCAAAAAAGGCGCGCTGGCGAATGTGCGCCCGGACGACCTGGCCGCCCAGGTGGTCAAAGGCCTGCTGGAGCGCACGAAGCTCGACCCAGCGCTGATTGAAGACGTGATCTTGGGCACCGCCTACCCCGAGGCCGCGCAGGGTAATAACCTGGCGCGCATCGTCGGCCTGCTGGCCGGTTTGCCCGTGGAGGTGGGCGGCATGACGGTGAACCGCTTCTGCGGCTCGTCCATGCAAGCCATCCACATTGCCGCCGCGCAGATTGAGGCGGGCATGGGCGACGCCTTCCTGTGTGTGGGCGTAGAGAGCATGACCATGGTGCCGCAGGGCGGCTTCAACTTCTCGCCCAACCCGCACCTCTATGAAAACACCGACGCCTACATCAGCATGGGCGACACCGCCGAAAACGTGGCCCAGCGCTGGAACGTGAGCCGCACCGACCAGGAACAACTGGCCGTGGAGTCGCACCGCAAGGCCGCCGCCGCACGCGAACAGGGCCACCTGACCGCCGAGATCGTGCGCATCAGCACCGCGCCCAACGAATGGGTTACGCAAGACGGCTGCATCCGGCCCGCCACCAATGCCGAAGCACTGGCCGCGCTGCGCCCCGTGTTCAAGGCCGACGGTGTGGTCACCGCGGGCACCTCGTCCCCATTGACCGATGGCGCCGTGGCCGTGCTGGTGACCAGCGAAGCCTTTGCCAAGAAACACCGCCTGCAAGCCACCGCACGCATCGTGTCGTTTGCCAGCGTGGGGGTGGACCCGGCCATCATGGGCATTGGCCCCATCCCCGCCACCCGCAAGGCGCTGGCCCGCGCGGGCCTGACCGTGGGCGACCTGGATGTGGTGGAAATCAACGAAGCGTTTTCCTCCCAAGCCCTGGCCTGCATCCGCGACCTGGGCTTGAACCCCGCCACCGTGAACATCGACGGCGGCGGCCTGGCCATCGGCCACCCACTGGGCGCCACCGGCGCACGCATTACCGGCAAGGCTGCCGCCCTTCTCGTGCGCGAAAAGGGCCGCTATGCGCTGGCTACGCAATGCATTGGCGGCGGGCAAGGCATTGCCACCATCCTCGAACGCATCTAGTAGTACCAACAACCTCCGTTCGGGCTGAATTCATTCCGTTCACCCTGAGCTTGTCGAAGGGCCTGCAGGCTTCGACAGGCTCAGCCCGAACGGAGGGGGCTTAGCCCAAACGGAATGGGCCGCGAACGGAGTAACGGCTCAAACGGAATATCAAAAGTTCATCAACCCCAACCAACCACCCCAAGGAAACCACCATGCAAATCAAAAACTCCGTCGTCCTCGTCACC belongs to Rhodoferax saidenbachensis and includes:
- a CDS encoding TetR/AcrR family transcriptional regulator; its protein translation is MKVTREQASQNRDRVLDVAGRLFRERGFDGIGVADLMKSAGLTHGGFYGQFASKEELMAEACERSFNNAADLWAGVAERYPDNPLGAVMKGYLSKQHRDNPGEGCVLASLGADAARQGPTLRHAVTEGTRKLLDLFTGLAPGRIKARKRERAVVAYASMVGALILARAVDDAALSDEILKTVAASLPDAKASASASA
- a CDS encoding thiolase family protein, which produces MKAVISGFARSPFHFAKKGALANVRPDDLAAQVVKGLLERTKLDPALIEDVILGTAYPEAAQGNNLARIVGLLAGLPVEVGGMTVNRFCGSSMQAIHIAAAQIEAGMGDAFLCVGVESMTMVPQGGFNFSPNPHLYENTDAYISMGDTAENVAQRWNVSRTDQEQLAVESHRKAAAAREQGHLTAEIVRISTAPNEWVTQDGCIRPATNAEALAALRPVFKADGVVTAGTSSPLTDGAVAVLVTSEAFAKKHRLQATARIVSFASVGVDPAIMGIGPIPATRKALARAGLTVGDLDVVEINEAFSSQALACIRDLGLNPATVNIDGGGLAIGHPLGATGARITGKAAALLVREKGRYALATQCIGGGQGIATILERI